From the genome of Scytonema hofmannii PCC 7110, one region includes:
- a CDS encoding DUF433 domain-containing protein, producing MTDLYGGIDPRNIPSYSISDAAHYLRIPRGTIRSWTVGRRYPIVSGSNFFKPLIPIRNGRPRLLSFTNLIEVHVLRAIRKQHKIDLYKVRSALDFIEEQFQVSHPLAREIFRTDGVDLFIERYGSLINASKSGQEEMRDALNAHLERIEPDDTGLAIKLYPFTRSHEEDNPRIVVIDPRIAFGRLVIAGTGIATDVLTERYEAGDSIDELAYDYQIDRLAIEEAIRYELLAA from the coding sequence ATGACAGACCTTTATGGAGGAATAGATCCTAGAAACATTCCGAGTTATTCCATTAGTGATGCTGCTCACTACCTACGCATTCCAAGAGGTACAATTCGTTCGTGGACAGTAGGGCGGCGTTACCCGATTGTTTCGGGATCTAATTTTTTCAAACCCCTTATTCCAATCCGCAATGGCAGACCCCGACTCCTTTCTTTTACCAATCTCATTGAGGTTCATGTCCTTCGAGCAATCCGCAAGCAGCACAAAATCGATCTATACAAGGTGCGCTCCGCTCTTGATTTTATTGAAGAGCAATTTCAAGTGTCTCACCCTTTGGCTCGTGAAATATTTCGCACTGATGGTGTTGACCTATTTATCGAGCGTTACGGTTCCTTGATTAACGCTTCAAAAAGCGGACAAGAGGAAATGAGAGATGCCCTTAATGCTCACCTCGAACGAATTGAACCCGATGACACGGGGCTAGCTATCAAACTTTACCCCTTTACTCGCTCTCATGAGGAAGACAACCCCCGGATTGTCGTCATCGACCCGCGAATTGCTTTTGGTCGCCTTGTCATTGCTGGAACAGGAATTGCTACGGACGTTTTGACAGAGCGATATGAAGCAGGCGATTCAATTGATGAACTCGCTTATGATTATCAAATAGATCGTCTAGCGATCGAGGAAGCTATTCGCTACGAGTTGCTAGCTGCATGA